One genomic region from Paroceanicella profunda encodes:
- the cobM gene encoding precorrin-4 C(11)-methyltransferase: MTVHFIGAGPGDPDLVTVKARRLIAHCPVCLYAGSLVPEAVVAFAPPGARVRDTASMTLEETHAEIRAAHAAGLDVARVHSGDPSLYGAIAEQIRRLKADGIPYEITPGVPAYAAAAAALGQELTIPEIAQSVVLTRLAMKSTSMPPGETLEAFGRTGATLAIHLGIRHLREIERQLAPLYGADCPVVVAYRIGWPDQMILRGTLSDIQARVRAARITRTALVFVGPAMAETQDFRDSALYDGDRPHVLRPGKHSVKTSAGKA; encoded by the coding sequence ATGACCGTCCACTTCATCGGCGCCGGCCCCGGCGACCCCGACCTCGTCACCGTGAAGGCACGCCGGCTGATCGCGCATTGCCCGGTCTGCCTCTACGCCGGGTCGCTGGTGCCCGAGGCGGTGGTGGCCTTCGCGCCGCCGGGTGCGCGGGTGCGCGACACCGCCTCGATGACCCTCGAGGAAACCCATGCCGAGATCCGCGCCGCGCACGCGGCAGGGCTCGACGTCGCGCGGGTCCACTCCGGAGACCCCTCGCTCTACGGTGCCATCGCCGAGCAGATCCGCCGGCTGAAGGCCGACGGCATCCCCTACGAGATCACCCCCGGCGTGCCCGCCTACGCCGCTGCCGCCGCCGCGCTGGGGCAGGAGCTGACCATCCCGGAAATCGCCCAGTCCGTGGTGCTCACCCGGCTGGCGATGAAATCCACCTCCATGCCGCCGGGCGAGACGCTGGAGGCCTTCGGCCGCACCGGCGCCACCCTGGCCATCCACCTGGGCATCCGCCACCTGCGCGAGATCGAGCGCCAGCTCGCGCCGCTCTACGGGGCGGACTGCCCGGTCGTCGTCGCCTACCGAATCGGCTGGCCCGACCAGATGATTCTCCGCGGCACGCTCTCGGACATCCAGGCCCGGGTGCGCGCGGCCCGGATCACCCGCACGGCGCTGGTCTTCGTCGGCCCGGCGATGGCCGAAACCCAGGATTTCCGCGACAGCGCCCTCTACGACGGCGACCGCCCGCACGTTCTGCGGCCCGGAAAGCACAGCGTGAAAACCTCTGCCGGAAAGGCTTGA
- the cobJ gene encoding precorrin-3B C(17)-methyltransferase yields the protein MTPGERDAGNPGPVVLCLTASGLAVARQVAEALDAPLHGRVDRVPAEAVAAQFPDALAHARNLFAAGHAVIGVCAAGILIRAVAPLLSDKRVEPPVLAIPEDGSCVIPLLGGHRGANRLARRIADALGTRAAVTTAGDIALGVALDVPPPGWRLANPEAARAAMAALLSGAALEVEGEGPWRAAACAQPAPAPAAPGAGAGADRPAGPAQAQRIIQTEAPVTGADGALVYHPQRHVLGLGAARGCPAEEVWDLALQVLEAAGVAPGAVACVCSLDLKADEPGILEVARRLGVPARFFPAARLEAEAPRLATPSEVVFAEVGCHGVAEGAALAGAGPDAVLVLPKRKSAAATAALARAPEPLTALRGRRRGRVTLVGIGPGQASWRTPEASTAIARADELVGYGLYIDLLGPLAAGKPRSDFPLGGEEARCRHALEEAGQGRDIALICSGDAGIYAMGALVFELLDRAPDRGGVSDAARRVEVLSCPGVSALQAAAARAGAPLGHDFCAISLSDLLTPREDIVKRLHAAAEGDFVIAFYNPVSLRRRTLLAEARDILLRHRPADTPVLLASSLGRPEESLRYRRLDALDVGEVDMLTVVLVGSSQSRLARLGEGPRMYTPRGYARRIDASAGTDA from the coding sequence ATGACCCCCGGGGAGCGGGACGCCGGCAACCCCGGGCCGGTGGTGTTGTGCCTCACCGCCTCGGGCCTGGCCGTGGCCCGGCAGGTGGCCGAGGCGCTCGACGCCCCGCTGCACGGGCGCGTGGACCGGGTGCCTGCGGAGGCCGTTGCGGCGCAGTTCCCGGACGCGCTCGCCCATGCGCGGAACCTGTTCGCCGCGGGACATGCGGTGATCGGGGTCTGCGCGGCGGGCATCCTGATCCGCGCCGTGGCGCCGCTCCTCTCCGACAAGCGGGTGGAGCCGCCGGTGCTGGCCATCCCCGAGGACGGGTCCTGCGTGATTCCGCTGCTGGGCGGGCATCGCGGGGCGAACCGGCTGGCCCGGCGCATCGCCGACGCGCTCGGCACCCGCGCGGCGGTGACCACGGCCGGGGACATCGCGCTCGGCGTGGCGCTGGACGTGCCGCCGCCGGGCTGGCGGCTGGCCAATCCGGAAGCGGCCAGGGCGGCCATGGCCGCGCTTCTCTCCGGCGCCGCGCTGGAGGTCGAGGGCGAAGGCCCGTGGCGGGCGGCCGCCTGCGCGCAGCCGGCGCCTGCGCCGGCTGCCCCCGGCGCGGGCGCCGGGGCGGACCGGCCTGCCGGTCCGGCGCAGGCTCAGCGCATCATCCAGACCGAGGCGCCCGTGACCGGCGCGGACGGAGCGCTGGTCTACCATCCCCAGCGGCACGTGCTCGGGCTCGGGGCCGCGCGCGGCTGCCCGGCCGAAGAGGTCTGGGACCTGGCGCTGCAGGTGCTGGAGGCGGCCGGGGTCGCCCCCGGGGCCGTCGCCTGTGTCTGCTCGCTGGACCTGAAGGCCGATGAGCCGGGCATCCTGGAGGTGGCCCGGCGCCTCGGCGTGCCGGCGCGCTTCTTCCCCGCCGCCAGGCTGGAGGCCGAGGCGCCCCGGCTGGCAACCCCTTCCGAGGTGGTGTTCGCCGAGGTCGGCTGTCACGGCGTGGCCGAGGGCGCCGCGCTGGCCGGCGCCGGGCCCGACGCGGTGCTGGTGCTGCCCAAGCGCAAGTCCGCCGCGGCCACGGCGGCACTGGCCCGGGCGCCGGAGCCGCTCACAGCCCTGCGCGGCCGGCGCCGGGGGCGGGTGACGCTGGTGGGCATCGGCCCGGGCCAGGCGTCCTGGCGCACGCCGGAGGCCTCCACCGCCATCGCCCGGGCAGACGAGCTTGTCGGCTACGGGCTCTACATCGACCTGCTCGGCCCCCTGGCCGCCGGAAAGCCCCGCTCCGACTTCCCGCTCGGCGGCGAGGAGGCGCGCTGTCGCCATGCGCTGGAGGAGGCCGGGCAGGGCCGCGACATCGCGCTCATCTGCTCCGGCGACGCGGGCATCTACGCCATGGGCGCCCTCGTCTTCGAACTGCTGGACCGCGCGCCGGACAGGGGCGGTGTCTCCGACGCCGCGCGCCGGGTGGAAGTGCTGAGCTGCCCCGGCGTCTCGGCCCTGCAGGCCGCCGCCGCCCGGGCCGGCGCACCCCTGGGGCATGACTTCTGCGCCATTTCCCTGTCGGACCTGCTCACCCCGCGTGAGGACATCGTGAAGCGCCTGCACGCCGCGGCCGAGGGCGACTTCGTCATCGCCTTCTACAACCCGGTGAGCCTGCGCCGCCGCACCCTGCTGGCCGAGGCGCGCGACATCCTGCTCCGCCACCGACCCGCCGACACGCCGGTGTTGCTGGCAAGCTCGCTCGGGCGCCCGGAGGAGAGCCTGCGCTACCGGCGGCTCGACGCGCTGGATGTCGGGGAGGTCGACATGCTCACCGTCGTGCTGGTCGGCTCCTCGCAGTCCCGGCTGGCCCGGCTCGGCGAGGGCCCGCGCATGTACACGCCGCGCGGCTATGCCAGGCGGATCGACGCATCCGCCGGGACCGACGCATGA
- the cobI gene encoding precorrin-2 C(20)-methyltransferase — MAQGILYGIGLGPGDPELMTLKAHRLIGACPVVAYPARPGGPSMARAIAAGSIAPGVEEIRIDVPMTPERAPAQAAYDAGAERVAVALGAGRDVALLCEGDPLLYGSFMYLHARLAPRFHCEVVPGVSSVAACAALAGRPVAARNEVFTVLPAPLPGPALRAAVAAADSLAILKIGRHLARVRDLLTQMGLAERAVYVERAGHPDGRALPLSEAPEAAPYFSMILLRKGGDPWLG; from the coding sequence ATGGCGCAGGGCATTCTCTACGGGATCGGTCTGGGTCCCGGGGATCCGGAACTGATGACGCTGAAGGCGCACCGGCTGATCGGAGCCTGCCCGGTCGTCGCCTATCCCGCCCGGCCGGGTGGGCCGAGCATGGCGCGGGCGATCGCCGCCGGGTCCATCGCTCCGGGGGTCGAGGAGATCCGCATCGACGTGCCGATGACGCCGGAGCGGGCCCCGGCGCAGGCGGCCTATGACGCGGGCGCGGAGCGCGTGGCCGTGGCGCTCGGTGCCGGGCGCGACGTGGCACTGCTCTGCGAGGGGGATCCGCTGCTCTACGGGTCGTTCATGTACCTGCACGCCCGGCTGGCGCCGCGGTTTCACTGCGAGGTGGTGCCGGGGGTGAGCTCGGTCGCGGCCTGTGCGGCGCTGGCCGGCCGGCCGGTTGCGGCCCGCAACGAGGTGTTCACCGTGCTGCCGGCCCCGCTGCCGGGGCCGGCGCTGCGCGCCGCCGTGGCGGCGGCGGATTCGCTCGCCATCCTGAAGATCGGCCGGCACCTGGCGCGGGTGCGCGACCTGCTCACGCAGATGGGGCTCGCGGAGCGGGCCGTCTACGTGGAGCGCGCCGGCCACCCGGACGGCCGCGCCCTGCCTCTGTCCGAGGCGCCGGAAGCGGCGCCGTATTTCTCGATGATCCTGCTGCGCAAGGGGGGAGACCCATGGTTGGGATGA
- the cbiE gene encoding precorrin-6y C5,15-methyltransferase (decarboxylating) subunit CbiE, whose protein sequence is MTSPWLQIVGMGEDGPAGLGARARAAFEAAEVLVGGARHHALAAGHPAERMHWPSPFCALVAEIAAHRGRRVTVMATGDPMWFSVGETLAAAFGAEAELHPHPSAFQLAAARMGWPLAGVETLTVHGRPVETLLPHVTPGARLLVLSDGPGTPAAVAALLGARGFGDSRLTVLAAMGGAREARAQARAADWQGAAPAFHTLAVECVAGPQAQLLSRVPGLPEAVYLNDGTITKAEVRAVTLARLMPMPGALLWDLGCGAGSVSIEWMRAARDARAIGVEARADRLAFAGENARRLGVPGLRLVAGTLPEALADLPAPDAVFIGGGLGEAVVDRALAALRPLGRLVANCVTLEGASLATRLQARHGGDLTEISVSRAGPLGPHRAWAPLRPVTQWSLQR, encoded by the coding sequence GTGACCTCCCCCTGGCTGCAGATCGTAGGGATGGGGGAGGACGGCCCCGCCGGTCTCGGCGCCCGCGCCCGTGCCGCCTTCGAGGCGGCCGAGGTGCTGGTCGGAGGCGCGCGCCACCACGCGCTGGCCGCCGGTCATCCCGCCGAGCGGATGCACTGGCCGTCGCCCTTCTGCGCGCTGGTGGCGGAGATCGCGGCGCATCGCGGCCGCCGGGTGACGGTGATGGCCACCGGGGATCCGATGTGGTTCTCGGTCGGCGAGACGCTGGCCGCCGCCTTCGGGGCCGAGGCGGAACTGCACCCGCATCCCTCTGCCTTCCAGCTTGCCGCGGCGCGCATGGGCTGGCCGCTGGCCGGGGTGGAGACGCTCACCGTGCACGGCCGGCCGGTGGAGACCCTCCTGCCGCACGTGACGCCCGGGGCGCGCCTGCTGGTGCTCTCCGACGGACCGGGCACCCCCGCCGCGGTGGCCGCGCTGCTGGGCGCGCGGGGGTTCGGCGACAGCCGGCTCACCGTTCTGGCCGCCATGGGCGGCGCGCGCGAGGCCCGGGCGCAGGCCCGCGCCGCGGACTGGCAGGGCGCGGCCCCGGCCTTCCATACCCTCGCCGTCGAGTGCGTGGCCGGGCCGCAGGCGCAGCTCCTCTCCCGCGTGCCGGGGCTGCCGGAGGCGGTGTACCTCAATGACGGCACCATCACCAAGGCGGAGGTTCGCGCCGTCACCCTCGCGCGGCTGATGCCGATGCCGGGCGCGCTGCTGTGGGATCTCGGCTGCGGCGCCGGATCGGTGTCGATCGAGTGGATGCGCGCGGCGCGCGACGCCCGCGCCATCGGCGTGGAGGCCCGGGCCGACCGTCTCGCCTTCGCCGGGGAGAACGCGCGCCGGCTGGGCGTGCCGGGCCTGCGCCTCGTCGCCGGCACCCTGCCCGAGGCGCTGGCGGACCTGCCGGCGCCCGATGCGGTCTTCATCGGCGGCGGTCTCGGCGAGGCCGTGGTCGACCGTGCCCTCGCCGCGCTGCGCCCCCTCGGCCGGCTGGTGGCCAATTGCGTGACGCTGGAGGGCGCAAGCCTCGCCACGCGCCTGCAGGCCCGCCACGGCGGCGACCTCACGGAGATTTCCGTCTCCCGCGCCGGCCCCCTCGGCCCGCACCGCGCCTGGGCGCCGCTGCGCCCCGTCACCCAGTGGAGCCTTCAGCGATGA
- a CDS encoding precorrin-8X methylmutase — translation MRYERDPSAIYAASFATVRAEARLERFPPGLQALAIRVIHACGMVEVADRLAFSAGAFEAGRAALEAGAPVLCDCRMVAAGIIPGRLPAGNEVITSIAEETVPERARAIGNTRSAAAVELWGDRLEGAVVAIGNAPTALFHLLELLDQGWPRPALILGFPVGFVGAAESKAALAANPRGCEFVALRGRRGGSAMASAAVNALAAGLPEERR, via the coding sequence CTGCGCTATGAGCGCGACCCCTCCGCGATCTACGCCGCCTCCTTCGCCACCGTGCGGGCCGAGGCGCGGCTGGAGCGGTTCCCCCCCGGCCTGCAGGCGCTGGCGATCCGGGTGATTCACGCCTGCGGCATGGTCGAGGTTGCCGACAGGCTGGCCTTCTCCGCCGGGGCCTTCGAGGCGGGGCGCGCGGCGCTGGAGGCCGGGGCGCCGGTGCTGTGCGACTGCCGGATGGTGGCGGCGGGGATCATCCCCGGGCGGCTGCCGGCCGGCAACGAAGTGATCACCAGCATCGCCGAGGAGACCGTGCCCGAGCGCGCCCGCGCCATCGGCAACACCCGGTCCGCCGCCGCGGTGGAGCTCTGGGGAGACCGGCTCGAGGGCGCCGTGGTGGCGATCGGGAACGCGCCCACCGCGCTGTTCCACCTGCTCGAGCTACTGGACCAGGGCTGGCCGCGCCCGGCGCTGATCCTGGGCTTCCCGGTCGGGTTCGTCGGCGCGGCGGAGAGCAAGGCCGCGCTGGCGGCCAATCCGCGCGGCTGCGAGTTCGTGGCCCTGCGCGGCCGGCGCGGCGGCTCGGCCATGGCATCGGCGGCGGTGAACGCGCTGGCCGCCGGCCTGCCGGAGGAGCGCCGGTGA
- a CDS encoding sirohydrochlorin chelatase, with the protein MAKIGVMICGHGSRSQAAVDEFAVLAQALPPLLPPDWPVEYGYLEFANPVIRDGLDRLRAQGCDHILAVPGMLFAAMHAKNDIPTVLNTYARKHGITVQYGRELGVDPRMVAAAGARVKAAVDTANATRGAVPLHETALVVIGRGASDPDANSNVSKITRLLWEGMGFGWAETGYSGVTFPLVEPCLDHVARLGYRRVIVFPYFLFTGILIDRIYGFTDRAAEKHPDIEFVKAGYLNDHPQVIATFADRVREILDGENAMNCGMCKYRTQVLGFEAEVGLPQESHHHHVEGQGASAPGSNVADCTLCDTFCTGECRLAPEGAAAAHGHGHDHDHHHHDHGDHHEHGRDHDHGHHHDHAHDREHGHALDQAHHQDHAHDHDHAHDHAHPHDHAHDHHHHPYPHADHPLGPESVRRK; encoded by the coding sequence ATGGCGAAGATCGGAGTGATGATCTGCGGCCACGGCTCGCGCTCGCAGGCGGCGGTGGACGAATTCGCGGTGCTGGCGCAGGCGCTGCCGCCGCTGCTGCCGCCGGACTGGCCGGTGGAATACGGCTACCTGGAGTTCGCCAACCCGGTGATCCGCGACGGGCTGGACCGGCTGCGCGCGCAGGGGTGCGACCATATCCTCGCCGTGCCGGGCATGCTCTTCGCCGCCATGCACGCGAAGAACGACATTCCCACCGTGCTCAACACCTATGCCCGCAAGCATGGCATCACCGTGCAGTACGGCCGCGAGCTGGGGGTGGACCCGCGCATGGTCGCGGCCGCCGGCGCCCGGGTGAAGGCGGCCGTCGACACCGCCAACGCCACGCGCGGCGCGGTGCCGCTGCACGAGACGGCGCTGGTGGTGATCGGCCGCGGCGCCTCCGACCCGGACGCGAATTCCAACGTCTCCAAGATCACCCGGCTGCTCTGGGAGGGCATGGGCTTCGGCTGGGCCGAGACCGGCTATTCCGGCGTCACCTTCCCGCTGGTGGAACCCTGTCTCGACCACGTGGCGCGGCTGGGCTACCGGCGGGTGATCGTGTTCCCGTATTTCCTGTTCACCGGCATCCTGATCGACCGGATCTACGGCTTCACCGACCGCGCGGCGGAGAAGCACCCGGACATCGAGTTCGTGAAGGCGGGTTATCTCAATGACCACCCGCAGGTGATCGCCACCTTCGCCGACCGGGTGCGGGAGATTCTCGACGGCGAGAACGCGATGAACTGCGGCATGTGCAAGTACCGCACCCAGGTGCTGGGCTTCGAGGCCGAGGTCGGCCTGCCGCAGGAAAGCCACCATCACCATGTCGAGGGGCAGGGGGCGAGCGCGCCCGGCTCCAACGTGGCCGACTGCACCCTGTGCGACACGTTCTGCACCGGGGAATGCCGCCTCGCGCCGGAGGGGGCGGCGGCTGCGCACGGTCATGGGCATGACCATGACCATCATCACCACGATCACGGTGATCACCACGAGCATGGGCGGGACCACGATCACGGCCATCACCACGACCATGCGCATGACCGTGAGCACGGTCACGCCCTTGACCAAGCCCATCACCAGGACCATGCGCATGATCATGATCACGCCCACGATCACGCCCATCCGCACGATCATGCCCATGACCACCATCACCACCCCTATCCGCATGCCGACCACCCGCTCGGGCCGGAGAGCGTGAGGCGGAAGTGA
- a CDS encoding glutathione S-transferase family protein, translated as MGQLIDGQWHDTWYDTEKSGGRFVRTTTGFRNWVTADGSPGPSGTGGFAAESGRYHLYVSLACPWAHRTLIFRALKGLEAHVSVDVVHPDMLSDGWTFATDRPGTTGDSLFGKPFLRDIYTAADPTISGRVTVPILWDKQRGTIVSNESAEIIRMFNSAFDGLTGNTDDYWPEPLREAIEPVNQRIYDDVNNGVYKSGFATSQAAYDEAVQAVFAAMDWLEARLSSQRYLMGAQVTEADWRLFTTLVRFDAVYHGHFKCNRRKLSEYPALFAYARELYQWPGVAETVNFDHIIRHYHYSHDTINPHRIVPIGPDTDWQAPHGRERLG; from the coding sequence ATGGGACAGTTGATCGACGGCCAGTGGCATGACACCTGGTACGACACCGAGAAGAGCGGCGGGCGCTTCGTGCGCACCACCACCGGCTTCCGCAACTGGGTGACGGCGGACGGCAGCCCCGGCCCGTCCGGCACCGGCGGTTTCGCCGCGGAAAGCGGGCGCTACCACCTCTACGTCTCGCTGGCCTGCCCCTGGGCGCACCGCACGCTGATCTTCCGCGCCCTGAAGGGGCTGGAGGCCCATGTGAGCGTCGATGTCGTGCACCCCGACATGCTGTCGGACGGCTGGACCTTCGCCACGGACCGCCCCGGCACCACCGGAGACAGCCTGTTCGGCAAGCCCTTCCTGCGCGACATCTACACCGCCGCCGACCCGACGATCTCCGGTCGCGTCACCGTCCCCATCCTGTGGGACAAGCAGCGCGGCACCATCGTCTCCAACGAATCCGCCGAAATCATCCGGATGTTCAACTCGGCCTTCGACGGCCTGACGGGCAACACCGACGACTACTGGCCCGAGCCCCTGCGCGAGGCCATCGAGCCGGTGAACCAGCGCATCTACGATGACGTGAACAACGGCGTCTACAAGTCCGGCTTCGCCACCAGCCAGGCCGCCTACGACGAGGCGGTGCAGGCGGTGTTCGCCGCGATGGACTGGCTGGAGGCTCGCCTCTCCTCGCAGCGCTACCTGATGGGCGCGCAGGTGACGGAGGCGGACTGGCGGCTGTTCACCACGCTGGTGCGCTTCGATGCCGTCTACCACGGTCATTTCAAGTGCAACCGGCGCAAGCTCTCCGAATACCCGGCGCTCTTCGCCTATGCGCGGGAGCTTTATCAGTGGCCGGGGGTGGCGGAGACGGTGAATTTCGATCACATCATCCGCCACTACCACTACAGCCACGACACGATCAATCCGCACCGCATCGTGCCCATCGGCCCCGATACGGACTGGCAGGCGCCGCACGGCCGCGAACGGCTGGGCTGA
- a CDS encoding response regulator — MNVLIVEHNADLGRIWARLLERCGFTVDLAVSQAEAVKLLRFTSYDVLVLQLVMPDGGAIAISDFATYRNPDVGIIAVSGERFFSDGSIFDIMPNVRSMLTTPFRPSDLEALVEHVMRTKLQEQPHRARA; from the coding sequence ATGAACGTTCTCATCGTCGAGCATAATGCAGATCTCGGTCGTATCTGGGCCAGGCTTCTCGAACGATGTGGGTTCACGGTGGACCTGGCGGTGAGCCAGGCGGAGGCGGTGAAGCTGTTGCGGTTCACCTCCTACGATGTGCTCGTTCTCCAGCTGGTGATGCCTGACGGCGGCGCCATCGCGATCTCGGATTTCGCGACCTACCGGAACCCCGATGTCGGCATCATCGCGGTGAGCGGCGAGCGGTTCTTCTCCGACGGATCGATCTTCGACATCATGCCCAACGTGCGCAGCATGCTGACCACGCCGTTCCGGCCCTCGGATCTCGAGGCGCTCGTCGAACACGTGATGCGCACGAAACTCCAGGAGCAGCCGCACCGCGCCCGGGCCTGA
- a CDS encoding RidA family protein, whose product MSDITRLHSGPRMSQAVIHNGTVYLAGQVAAPGESVTAQTKAALAQVEALLDEAGSDKSKLLSAVIWLESMDDFAEMNAVWDAWVDPANPPARACGEARLATPDYRFEIIVTAAL is encoded by the coding sequence ATGTCCGACATCACCCGCCTGCACTCGGGCCCGCGCATGAGCCAGGCCGTCATCCACAACGGCACCGTCTACCTGGCCGGCCAGGTTGCCGCGCCGGGCGAGAGCGTCACCGCGCAGACCAAGGCCGCCCTGGCCCAGGTGGAAGCGCTGCTGGACGAGGCCGGAAGCGACAAGTCGAAGCTGCTCTCCGCCGTCATCTGGCTGGAATCCATGGATGATTTCGCCGAGATGAATGCCGTCTGGGATGCCTGGGTCGACCCGGCGAACCCGCCGGCCCGTGCCTGCGGCGAGGCGCGCCTTGCCACCCCTGACTACCGGTTCGAGATCATCGTGACCGCGGCGCTCTGA
- a CDS encoding histone deacetylase family protein, producing the protein MQTVFHDAQRAHDPKNFLTSGVRKPNPEQPARIDALMGAVTRLGHEVVTPADHGLGPVAAIHTAEYISFLRRIHGMWSAIDGASEEVVPNIHPGRQEASYPASAVGLAGYHMADTACPISADTFGSAYWSAQTALTGADLVLGGARHAYALSRPPGHHAFSDLAGGFCFFNNSAIAAQAALAAGRRPAILDVDLHHGNGTQGIFYARGDVLTVSIHADPAGFYPFFWGHAQERGTGAGLGANLNLPLPRGTSDDGFVAGLEPGLQRVTDFGADFLVVALGLDPFEGDPLAGLGVTTPGFARIAEAIAGLGLPTLIVQEGGYLCPELGANLESFLGGFEAAHR; encoded by the coding sequence ATGCAGACCGTGTTCCACGACGCCCAGCGGGCCCATGACCCGAAGAATTTCCTGACCTCCGGGGTGCGCAAGCCCAACCCCGAGCAGCCGGCGCGCATCGACGCGCTGATGGGCGCGGTCACCCGCCTGGGCCATGAGGTGGTGACGCCGGCCGACCATGGCCTGGGCCCGGTGGCGGCCATCCACACCGCCGAGTACATCTCCTTCCTGCGCCGCATCCACGGCATGTGGAGCGCCATCGACGGGGCGTCGGAGGAGGTGGTGCCCAACATCCACCCCGGCCGGCAGGAGGCCAGCTACCCCGCGTCGGCCGTAGGCCTGGCGGGCTACCACATGGCCGACACGGCCTGCCCGATCTCGGCGGACACCTTCGGCTCGGCCTACTGGAGCGCCCAGACCGCGCTCACCGGCGCCGACCTGGTGCTGGGCGGCGCGCGCCATGCCTATGCGCTGTCGCGCCCGCCGGGCCATCATGCCTTCTCCGACCTCGCCGGCGGCTTCTGCTTCTTCAACAATTCCGCCATCGCGGCGCAGGCGGCCCTGGCCGCGGGCCGGCGCCCGGCCATTCTCGATGTCGACCTGCATCACGGCAATGGCACCCAGGGCATCTTCTACGCCCGCGGCGACGTGCTGACCGTGTCCATCCACGCGGACCCGGCCGGCTTCTACCCGTTCTTCTGGGGCCATGCGCAGGAGCGCGGCACCGGCGCGGGCCTTGGCGCGAACCTCAACCTGCCGCTGCCGCGCGGCACCTCGGATGACGGCTTTGTCGCGGGGCTGGAGCCCGGCCTGCAGCGGGTGACGGATTTCGGCGCGGATTTCCTCGTCGTCGCCCTGGGGCTGGACCCGTTCGAGGGCGATCCGCTGGCCGGGCTGGGGGTGACCACGCCGGGCTTCGCGCGCATCGCGGAGGCGATCGCCGGGCTTGGCCTGCCGACGCTGATCGTGCAGGAAGGCGGCTATCTGTGCCCCGAATTGGGCGCCAACCTCGAGAGCTTCCTCGGCGGTTTCGAGGCCGCACACCGCTGA